The following are encoded in a window of Roseimaritima ulvae genomic DNA:
- a CDS encoding O-antigen ligase family protein has product MAEQAVFESLREPLDRQHARHQLVQKLAEWFVVVMAFFVPIVVVPVGERIGMSDPLLPALAVLLIFSRYRGRIDASHWLLLGFLAIAFLSLFQIHDQRYQVKAGLKWIRLVGICAPFFLGARMFVDRRLVRRAAWAFFWGGLIAILISLAVWWLQIPIRDAQQKMWYRGGGSELRAGGLVGETTHFGHLTATWITLVGSCLILARPTKHWKWLLVVLLGLGGFAIFAASSRSAVVNVAGTAGGIWAASRYRPRSLRNSVVVGLALALLLVLSFTALQIAGRSGALPSSSRVAKQIDRFLPSESNSVNRFSSGRIDSWKRYLRIAGNHVVLGCGYKNSPSLIPGRVPDNSVLSTLLETGVLGVAALTSFAIVLMLSLAKLGMAGNRYALLLVGVWCGQLLQAFLGDTYTLWLSMPVLYLITGLVLQLPAADDEFRDGPMWQEAR; this is encoded by the coding sequence ATGGCTGAGCAAGCCGTCTTTGAATCGCTCCGCGAGCCGCTTGACAGACAACACGCGCGGCATCAATTGGTGCAGAAACTCGCCGAGTGGTTTGTCGTGGTGATGGCCTTTTTCGTGCCCATCGTGGTGGTGCCTGTCGGTGAGCGGATCGGGATGAGCGATCCGTTGCTGCCGGCCTTGGCCGTGCTGCTGATCTTCAGCCGCTACCGGGGCCGCATCGATGCCAGTCACTGGTTGCTGCTGGGCTTTCTGGCAATCGCTTTTCTATCGCTGTTTCAAATTCATGACCAACGGTATCAAGTTAAAGCCGGATTGAAGTGGATCCGTTTGGTCGGCATTTGCGCTCCCTTTTTCCTCGGCGCGCGAATGTTTGTCGACCGCCGTTTGGTGCGCCGCGCCGCTTGGGCGTTTTTCTGGGGTGGGCTGATCGCGATCTTGATCAGCCTGGCCGTTTGGTGGCTGCAAATTCCAATCCGCGACGCGCAGCAAAAGATGTGGTACCGCGGTGGCGGTTCGGAGCTGCGAGCCGGTGGGCTGGTGGGCGAAACCACTCACTTCGGTCACCTCACGGCAACCTGGATTACGCTGGTCGGAAGTTGTTTGATCCTGGCGCGACCGACCAAACATTGGAAGTGGTTGCTGGTGGTTCTATTGGGATTGGGCGGGTTCGCAATCTTTGCCGCCTCCAGCCGATCGGCGGTCGTTAACGTGGCGGGCACCGCCGGCGGGATCTGGGCTGCCTCTCGCTATCGCCCGCGCAGCCTCCGCAACTCCGTGGTCGTCGGTCTGGCGCTGGCGTTATTGTTGGTGCTGAGCTTTACCGCGTTGCAGATTGCTGGACGTTCCGGCGCGCTGCCGTCGAGCTCGCGTGTCGCCAAACAGATCGACCGCTTCCTGCCTTCGGAATCCAATAGCGTCAATCGGTTTTCCTCTGGCCGCATCGATTCCTGGAAGCGGTATTTGCGAATCGCCGGCAACCATGTGGTGTTGGGCTGTGGCTACAAGAACAGCCCCTCGCTGATTCCCGGCCGGGTCCCCGACAACAGCGTGCTCTCGACGCTGTTGGAAACCGGAGTGCTGGGGGTGGCTGCGCTGACAAGTTTTGCCATCGTGCTGATGCTGTCGCTGGCAAAGCTAGGTATGGCCGGCAATCGCTATGCCCTGTTGTTGGTAGGCGTCTGGTGTGGGCAATTGTTGCAAGCTTTTCTGGGCGATACGTATACGCTTTGGTTATCGATGCCGGTGCTGTATTTGATTACCGGGCTAGTGCTACAGTTGCCGGCGGCAGACGATGAATTTCGCGACGGGCCGATGTGGCAGGAGGCACGCTGA
- a CDS encoding lipopolysaccharide biosynthesis protein, with protein sequence MLPGPSLLLSVARALVGRGLGAVAQLLVTFALGRLFGADGSGTVMLSLTLLLLLSMLGRRGLDFALLRIGSEAWGQSDRPRFWAAVQDASRHAFVSSLLIAVVFMLASPWLAEAVFHNPGMRSVLPWFAAAIPAYSMLSLFCESHKAIDRPGAGNFFHTAVIPVCFALVLAVLHWTDRRYESYAAVGYMLATYTAAAAAFVSLVRCAGPPQRKPDSELPQMRRSGVPLLIYSLFTMAGGWLPLICLGMFGDPDQVGQFGAAARIAVVILFILLAFNSVTPARFARLHAAGDMEGISRLARNTSVLMTIVALPLTLGLCLFGGWILGWMGDDFPPAAPALAILAVAQLINVATGSVGYVLIMTGHESQLRRAATLGFGVNLLGCLILIPLWGVVGAGMAAATAIVTENLVATWLAFKVTGVVSLPWPAMAMPNRAEGQHG encoded by the coding sequence GTGTTGCCGGGCCCATCGCTGTTGCTGAGCGTCGCCCGGGCCCTGGTGGGCCGGGGATTGGGGGCGGTGGCGCAGTTGCTGGTCACCTTTGCCCTGGGCCGGTTATTCGGCGCCGACGGCAGCGGCACGGTGATGTTAAGCCTGACGCTGCTGTTGCTGCTGTCGATGCTGGGCCGGCGGGGGTTGGATTTCGCCCTGCTGCGGATCGGCAGTGAAGCCTGGGGGCAATCCGATCGGCCTCGATTTTGGGCCGCGGTCCAGGATGCCTCCCGGCACGCGTTTGTCAGTTCTCTGCTGATAGCGGTCGTCTTCATGTTGGCGTCGCCCTGGCTGGCCGAGGCGGTGTTTCACAACCCCGGGATGCGGAGCGTGCTGCCTTGGTTCGCCGCGGCCATTCCCGCCTATTCCATGCTGTCGCTGTTTTGCGAATCGCACAAAGCCATCGATCGGCCGGGCGCGGGGAACTTCTTTCATACGGCTGTGATCCCGGTCTGTTTTGCCCTCGTGTTGGCAGTGCTGCACTGGACCGATCGCCGATACGAATCTTATGCGGCGGTTGGCTATATGCTGGCCACTTACACGGCAGCCGCGGCGGCCTTTGTTTCGTTGGTCCGTTGTGCGGGACCGCCGCAGCGAAAACCGGACAGCGAATTGCCTCAGATGCGACGTTCCGGTGTGCCGCTGTTGATCTACAGTTTGTTTACCATGGCCGGCGGTTGGTTGCCGTTGATCTGTTTGGGGATGTTTGGCGATCCGGACCAAGTCGGGCAATTTGGCGCGGCGGCTCGTATCGCGGTTGTGATCCTCTTTATTTTGCTGGCTTTCAACAGTGTCACGCCCGCCCGATTCGCTCGCCTGCACGCTGCCGGGGACATGGAAGGGATCAGCCGCTTGGCCCGCAATACGTCGGTGCTGATGACCATCGTGGCGCTGCCGCTGACGCTGGGACTGTGTTTGTTCGGGGGCTGGATCTTGGGTTGGATGGGGGACGACTTCCCTCCCGCCGCTCCGGCTCTGGCCATCTTGGCGGTCGCCCAATTGATCAACGTGGCCACCGGATCGGTGGGTTACGTATTGATCATGACCGGCCATGAAAGCCAACTGCGTCGCGCGGCGACGTTGGGCTTTGGAGTCAATCTGCTGGGTTGCCTGATCTTGATTCCGTTGTGGGGTGTCGTCGGCGCGGGGATGGCCGCGGCCACCGCGATCGTGACCGAAAACCTGGTCGCGACTTGGCTGGCTTTTAAAGTGACCGGAGTCGTCTCGCTGCCTTGGCCGGCGATGGCAATGCCTAACCGTGCGGAGGGACAACATGGCTGA